The Halotia branconii CENA392 region GTATTTTATTCACGCAAACATCAATAATTTCTTGATCATTTTTTTGATCCAAACTTTCCTTGTCAATGCTGTGAAATAGCAAACCCGCCAGTACAACTGCATCAAACTTATGATTTGACTCTACAAGTTCAGAAAAAAAAGATGATAAATCTTTAGTAACAAAGTTTTTATTTGGGTAGAGTTTTAAACACTTATCAATAGCTAACTCGCTGTGATCAACTCCCAGGTAATCACATCGCTCAGGCAAATATTTAGTTAAAGCCCCGTTTCCACATCCTAAATCTAAAACAGAAAATGACTGTTTTTTAAAAGCGTTATCTAGAAAACTTGCTGCTGGCGTATATCGGGTGGTATTTTCAACCGATTCAAAGTAAGAATAATAATCGTCTTGAAAACGTTCTTCTTCCGAGGTCTTGCGTTCAGGAGTTTGATTTCTGCTCATATTAATACCTCATTTTAGCAATACATTTTATAAAAACTTAGTGTGA contains the following coding sequences:
- a CDS encoding methyltransferase domain-containing protein, with protein sequence MSRNQTPERKTSEEERFQDDYYSYFESVENTTRYTPAASFLDNAFKKQSFSVLDLGCGNGALTKYLPERCDYLGVDHSELAIDKCLKLYPNKNFVTKDLSSFFSELVESNHKFDAVVLAGLLFHSIDKESLDQKNDQEIIDVCVNKILSDQGYLVIIVPFCYGNHPSHNLFVRAEWLQNFVEKMLEIANAKIIHENISLQIGLDKKVREQKVLPDWFVSDSNADYSSIFVGTYMASWTFIASSK